In the Sediminibacter sp. Hel_I_10 genome, one interval contains:
- a CDS encoding IS110 family transposase, which yields MSERKLEMDIINPNAAGIDIGGRSHFVAINQEQSDVREFGVYAQDTKELLKWLLDNDVRTVAMESTGSYWQNLYAELQDSTIEVILINGKFTKNIKGKKTDVLDCMWIQKLHSLGLLSGSFLPDLQTEYLRTLVRHRGNLIETTSQASNRMSQNMRLMNFRLDVVVKDIVGLTGLRIINEICNGETSGEELAKLRHGNCKKSEEEIAKALQSNNRQDYLFVLKQELRKYQDAQQLIMECDDEIKKLLDEFIDRDNVKKALFIDKKVHKRINKNTPKNIDLNLISYQYFDGLDLYAIEGFSHGTVLTLMSELGEKGILEFQNAQHFASWLRLAPNNKISGGRILSSRTPKGSNRLKIALRQAANAIGNLKDTHLSNFFNRIAYRKGRAVAVSATARKLATILWNMLYKKQQYCPPIIYEYLDQKRKRKVLELQKQIANLDNRMSKIQPA from the coding sequence ATGTCAGAAAGAAAATTAGAAATGGATATCATCAATCCCAATGCGGCTGGAATTGATATCGGAGGTCGCTCACATTTTGTGGCAATCAACCAAGAGCAATCGGACGTGAGAGAATTCGGTGTTTATGCCCAGGACACCAAAGAACTGCTGAAATGGCTACTCGACAATGATGTTAGAACAGTGGCCATGGAATCTACGGGCTCATATTGGCAAAATCTATATGCCGAACTACAGGACTCAACCATTGAAGTGATCCTGATCAATGGGAAATTCACCAAGAACATCAAAGGCAAAAAAACAGACGTATTGGATTGCATGTGGATCCAGAAGCTACATTCACTGGGACTTTTGAGCGGAAGTTTCCTGCCAGACCTGCAAACTGAATATTTAAGGACCTTGGTGCGCCATAGGGGCAATCTGATCGAGACCACTTCCCAAGCTTCGAACAGGATGTCCCAGAACATGAGACTGATGAACTTCAGATTGGATGTGGTGGTAAAGGACATTGTGGGACTGACCGGATTGCGTATCATAAATGAGATCTGCAATGGGGAGACCAGCGGAGAAGAGCTTGCCAAATTAAGACATGGGAACTGTAAAAAGTCAGAAGAAGAAATTGCCAAGGCACTGCAGAGCAACAATAGACAGGATTATCTGTTCGTCCTGAAACAGGAACTGCGAAAATATCAAGATGCCCAACAACTGATCATGGAATGTGATGATGAGATCAAAAAGCTTCTGGACGAATTCATAGACCGGGACAATGTAAAAAAAGCATTGTTCATCGATAAGAAAGTGCACAAGAGAATCAACAAGAACACACCCAAGAACATAGACCTGAACCTAATCTCCTATCAATACTTTGATGGACTCGACCTATATGCCATAGAAGGTTTTAGTCACGGTACAGTGCTCACATTGATGAGTGAGCTTGGTGAAAAGGGAATATTGGAGTTCCAAAATGCACAACACTTTGCTTCTTGGTTAAGACTCGCGCCAAACAATAAGATATCGGGCGGACGTATTCTCAGCAGCAGGACTCCAAAAGGCAGCAATAGGCTCAAGATCGCTCTCAGACAAGCCGCAAATGCAATTGGAAATTTAAAGGACACGCACCTCTCAAATTTCTTTAACAGGATCGCATATAGAAAAGGTCGTGCAGTGGCAGTATCCGCTACCGCAAGAAAACTGGCCACCATCCTTTGGAATATGCTTTACAAAAAGCAACAGTACTGTCCACCAATTATATATGAATACCTCGACCAGAAAAGAAAGAGAAAAGTGTTAGAACTTCAAAAACAAATTGCTAATTTAGACAATAGAATGAGTAAGATACAACCTGCCTGA
- a CDS encoding Fic family protein codes for MESTFRLITFSRSHLADDLLNAYIDQTSNFRELLSIKNAQMEAQNEEEAIKYTKLLRKTSEFISHEVKNSVDFTSEIQLFQLFRLISPDSHSSHPNRYRHQIVQIGKYLCPLPEMVPGLVKELFYRISEIKDPIIRAIYFHHEMIRIHPFSDGNGRTIRMAKNWMLMYQLYPSIFISDSDEKKQYINTLAKSFEWLHNKECKWNQNLDDFFNQELERLIRNSDTIYETVLKAGNKRE; via the coding sequence ATGGAATCGACTTTCAGGCTTATTACTTTCAGCAGAAGTCATTTAGCGGATGATCTCCTGAATGCATATATTGACCAAACTTCAAATTTTAGAGAGTTACTGAGTATCAAAAATGCTCAAATGGAAGCTCAAAATGAAGAAGAAGCAATTAAATATACTAAGCTCCTGAGAAAAACTTCCGAATTTATTTCTCATGAGGTAAAGAACAGTGTTGATTTTACATCAGAAATACAGTTGTTTCAACTATTTAGACTTATATCTCCTGATTCCCATTCTTCGCACCCAAATAGGTATAGACATCAGATAGTGCAGATTGGAAAATATTTGTGCCCTTTGCCCGAAATGGTACCTGGATTGGTAAAAGAATTGTTTTACCGAATTTCAGAAATCAAAGATCCAATAATTAGAGCTATTTATTTCCATCATGAAATGATAAGAATCCATCCATTTTCAGATGGAAATGGAAGAACAATCAGAATGGCGAAAAACTGGATGTTAATGTATCAACTCTATCCATCAATTTTCATTTCAGATTCGGATGAAAAAAAACAATATATAAATACGCTCGCAAAAAGTTTTGAATGGCTACATAATAAAGAATGTAAATGGAATCAAAATTTAGATGATTTTTTTAATCAAGAATTAGAAAGATTAATTAGAAATTCTGATACGATTTACGAAACGGTTTTAAAAGCAGGTAACAAAAGAGAATAA
- a CDS encoding RimK family protein, with the protein MNKYIVVNQPENWNFSTDSVTVISSQDYLTNPKYSLLKSARIFNLCKDYSYQSKGYYVSLLAEARGHSPIPTTKNIVDIKALKLVRIVSDEFDDVIQQNLKNIKSQDFTLSIYFGQNVAQKYKNLSSLFYKHFQVPFLRVNFNHTTKWNIQSIKVISESEIPEEHKTSVYEFANQYFSKKRYDTAKVANYDFDLAILVNPNDPAPPSNPKALKKFVEIAEKMNIYAEIIEPKDLSRLSSFDALFLRQSTEVNNEAYTFARKAQQEAIAIIDYPDAILKCCNKVYMAEALNNANICTPKTIIVHANNRNSVLEQTGLPCVLKAPDSTFSFGVKKAKTQQEYDALVTEMLKESDLIIAQEFCPSDYDWRIGIIDNKPFYACKYYMAKGHWQIYNWNTKNKKEQDGEADCLPIEDVPADIIDMALKSAKLMGLGLYGIDIKVVDDKLMVIEINDNPNIDFGVEDAHYGDLVYTEILTAFKKRLA; encoded by the coding sequence ATGAACAAATACATTGTTGTAAATCAGCCTGAAAACTGGAACTTTTCAACTGATAGTGTTACAGTAATATCTTCACAAGATTACCTTACAAATCCGAAGTATTCCCTTTTAAAAAGCGCAAGAATTTTTAATCTGTGTAAAGATTACTCGTACCAATCTAAAGGCTATTACGTTTCCCTTTTGGCAGAAGCGAGAGGCCATTCACCAATTCCTACCACAAAAAATATTGTGGATATCAAAGCATTAAAACTTGTTAGAATTGTTTCTGATGAATTTGATGATGTCATTCAGCAAAACTTAAAAAATATCAAGTCTCAAGATTTTACTTTGAGCATTTACTTTGGGCAAAACGTAGCACAGAAATATAAAAACTTAAGTTCGTTGTTCTACAAACACTTTCAAGTTCCATTTTTACGTGTGAATTTTAATCATACGACAAAATGGAACATACAAAGCATAAAGGTCATATCGGAATCCGAAATTCCTGAAGAACACAAAACAAGTGTTTATGAATTTGCAAATCAGTATTTTTCTAAAAAACGTTACGATACAGCAAAGGTAGCCAACTACGATTTCGATTTGGCTATTTTGGTAAATCCAAACGATCCTGCTCCACCAAGTAACCCCAAAGCGTTGAAGAAATTTGTGGAAATAGCTGAAAAAATGAATATCTACGCCGAAATTATTGAACCTAAAGATTTATCAAGACTTTCTTCTTTTGATGCGCTATTTTTAAGACAAAGTACAGAAGTCAATAATGAAGCATACACGTTTGCCAGAAAAGCACAACAAGAAGCTATTGCCATTATTGATTATCCTGATGCAATTTTAAAATGCTGTAATAAGGTGTACATGGCAGAAGCTTTAAATAATGCAAACATATGCACTCCAAAAACAATAATTGTGCATGCAAACAACCGAAATTCTGTGCTAGAGCAAACTGGTTTACCATGTGTACTTAAGGCTCCAGATTCTACATTTTCATTTGGCGTAAAAAAGGCGAAAACACAACAAGAATATGATGCTTTGGTTACTGAAATGCTAAAGGAATCTGATTTAATTATCGCTCAGGAGTTTTGCCCTTCGGATTACGATTGGCGCATTGGCATCATAGACAATAAACCGTTTTATGCTTGTAAGTATTACATGGCAAAAGGGCATTGGCAAATTTATAATTGGAATACAAAAAATAAGAAAGAACAAGATGGTGAAGCAGATTGTTTGCCAATTGAAGATGTGCCAGCAGATATTATTGATATGGCGCTGAAATCAGCAAAACTAATGGGATTAGGTCTTTACGGAATTGATATTAAAGTGGTTGACGATAAGTTAATGGTCATTGAAATTAACGATAACCCCAATATAGATTTTGGAGTTGAAGATGCGCATTATGGCGATTTGGTTTACACAGAAATTCTTACTGCATTTAAAAAAAGATTAGCTTAA
- a CDS encoding glutamate-cysteine ligase family protein, translated as MKKKYHLFEVFGIELEYMLVKNDTFKVAPIVDELLTKKAGELTADIDNGAIAWSNELVAHVVELKTNGPANSLDDLSKKFHANVLEINGILKALNTQLLGTASHPLMNPNTDTQLWKHSYSEVYALYNTIFNCKGHGWSNVQSTHINLPFYNDKEFEELHAAIRIILPLIPGLCASSPILEGEVTGFKDTRLEFYKNNQKEIPELTGLVIPERTFSKLDYHATIFEPIKQAITPYDKNKILDKHFLNSRGAIARFDRNAIEIRLMDIQECPKADIAICAFVIEVLKAIINKDFCTLQVQKNWTKEDLFLILNDAIKYAENSKIDNFEYLRLFGLKETQTLGDLWKHLYQHVKPNLHSSHHHSIELILEDGTLATRLLKGFGKDTSEKHITSVYRQLQDCLMTNTLYKP; from the coding sequence ATGAAGAAGAAATATCACTTATTTGAAGTTTTTGGAATAGAACTCGAATATATGCTAGTGAAGAATGACACTTTTAAAGTCGCTCCTATCGTTGATGAATTGCTTACAAAAAAAGCGGGGGAACTAACGGCCGACATTGATAATGGAGCTATTGCATGGAGCAACGAACTTGTTGCACATGTTGTAGAACTTAAAACCAATGGACCCGCAAACAGTCTTGATGATTTATCAAAAAAGTTTCATGCCAATGTTCTGGAAATTAATGGAATTTTAAAGGCACTGAATACACAATTACTAGGTACTGCATCACATCCATTAATGAATCCTAATACAGACACCCAACTTTGGAAACACAGCTATAGTGAAGTATATGCACTATACAATACTATTTTTAATTGCAAAGGTCATGGTTGGAGTAACGTACAAAGTACACACATTAATTTACCGTTTTATAACGATAAGGAATTTGAAGAACTGCATGCAGCCATAAGAATCATACTACCATTAATACCTGGATTATGTGCCAGTTCTCCCATACTAGAAGGTGAAGTTACAGGTTTTAAAGACACGCGCTTAGAGTTTTATAAAAACAACCAGAAGGAGATTCCAGAATTGACAGGTCTTGTAATTCCTGAACGTACCTTTTCAAAATTAGATTATCACGCAACAATTTTTGAGCCAATAAAACAGGCCATTACACCGTATGATAAAAATAAGATTTTAGACAAACACTTTTTAAATTCGAGAGGAGCCATTGCCCGTTTTGATCGCAATGCTATAGAGATTCGTCTCATGGATATTCAAGAATGTCCAAAAGCAGATATCGCCATCTGCGCCTTTGTTATAGAAGTCTTAAAGGCGATTATAAATAAGGATTTTTGTACGCTACAAGTTCAAAAAAATTGGACAAAGGAAGATTTATTTCTCATTTTGAATGATGCCATAAAATATGCTGAAAATTCCAAAATCGATAATTTTGAATATCTCAGATTATTTGGTTTAAAAGAAACTCAAACTCTAGGAGACCTATGGAAACATTTATACCAACATGTTAAACCGAATTTACATAGTTCTCACCACCATTCTATTGAATTAATTTTAGAAGACGGCACCTTGGCGACGCGGTTGTTAAAAGGTTTTGGAAAAGACACTTCAGAAAAACATATTACTTCTGTATATCGTCAGCTTCAAGATTGTTTAATGACCAATACTTTATATAAACCGTGA
- a CDS encoding N-formylglutamate amidohydrolase, with the protein MRLVLTCEHGGNDIPETYKERFPNDEVLKTHRGYDLGALDVFQYLKPLSDVSFYSTTSRLFVELNRSLHHPMLFSEFTKHLSKIEKDNIIKDYYLPYRFRVEDKIRDYINHRGEVLHLSIHSFTPQLNGKTRNCDIGLLYDSQQKEEQEFCKHLKTQLLKHHPNLNVRFNYPYLGKADGFTTFLRKQFSKNYIGIEIELNQKFVAKNIIEIEIKEDIYKAISGLKSNYHVFKH; encoded by the coding sequence GTGAGACTTGTTTTAACCTGTGAGCATGGCGGAAATGATATTCCCGAGACATATAAAGAACGTTTTCCAAACGATGAAGTTTTAAAAACGCATCGAGGGTACGATCTTGGTGCTTTAGATGTATTTCAATATTTAAAGCCTCTGTCTGATGTTTCATTTTATAGCACTACCTCACGTTTATTCGTTGAACTTAATCGTTCATTACATCACCCCATGTTGTTTTCAGAATTCACTAAACATCTTTCTAAAATTGAAAAAGACAATATCATAAAAGACTATTATTTGCCATATAGATTTAGAGTAGAAGACAAAATTCGTGATTATATTAATCATAGAGGAGAAGTGCTTCACCTTTCCATACATAGTTTTACTCCGCAACTTAATGGTAAAACCCGTAACTGCGATATTGGCTTATTATATGATTCTCAACAGAAAGAAGAACAAGAGTTCTGTAAACATCTAAAAACACAACTTTTAAAGCACCACCCAAACTTAAACGTGCGATTTAATTACCCTTATTTAGGAAAAGCAGACGGTTTTACAACGTTTTTGAGAAAACAATTTTCTAAGAATTATATTGGAATTGAAATTGAGTTGAATCAGAAATTTGTTGCTAAGAATATTATAGAGATAGAAATAAAGGAAGATATATATAAGGCTATCAGTGGGCTAAAGTCAAATTATCACGTTTTTAAGCACTAA
- a CDS encoding glycoside hydrolase family 2 TIM barrel-domain containing protein has translation MKAVLICCVFLNLFCFGFAQELRVSERPYWEDPEIFQENRAPAHASFYRYPNEASAIANSRYYNSPLYQSLEGKWKFNWVKKPSERPVDFYKSDFDASQWNDINVPGNWELQGHGLPIYTNVAYVFPKNPPFIDHDYNPVGSYIKEFQVSKDWDGKDVFIHFGGVRSAMYLWVNGNYVGYNEGSKTAAEFEITNYLNPGKNSIAVEVYRWADASYMEDQDFWRLSGMDREVFLYARDKTTMLDFTVTSGLDASYKNGVFGVTMEFGNTSSSTKDIQVSTKLMDGDTEISSFNKETKINRGHNQNLTFQGVIENVKPWSAEVPNLYTFVITWKNNNNQAMESTAIKVGFRSVEIKNAQLLVNGKAVYLKGVNLHDHDETLGHTISEELTLLDLQLMKRNNINAIRCSHYPKNPFFYQMCDEYGFYVIDEANIETHGMGTTNQGLDNNKAQQAIHPAYRPEWKGVHLDRTIRMFERDKNFPSIIIWSLGNEAGNGENFFATYDWLKANDTTRPVQYEGAKNYANTDLYVPMYDGITQMIDYAKNNPKRPYIQCEYAHAMGNSVGNLQDYWDVMETYDVLQGGFIWDWVDQGLLTKDKSNQEYWAYGGDFGASHLQNDGNFCINGIVNADRTPHPALYEVKKVYQFIKFKTFDAITGNVEIYNGYEFINLDEFDVSWTLKKNGVVKKQGAMDASGIAPRTSKVLHIELPDMDTAINEYQLVISATTKEEQPLVPKGHELAFGEFEINRLKGMPFDTSVKGDMAVQTTDSLVSIANKNVKIVFNTASGKLTVLDYGYGNLILTSPQPNFWRATTDNDFGFQMPKRWEAWKKASKNQRLTSFTISERNTHTVKPITKGKVHNGTLLVESTFRVEATNASIKVSYEINNDGEIKVTTAAEGLTSDLPPLPRFGTNLVIDKTYDSVAWYGRGPHENYQDRKSSAQVGKYSAKVKDLYVAYVCPQENGYKTDVRWVTFQNSLGQGLQFSALNTPLSFGAHQQYNEDFDEGEKKMNRHTNDIIERDIVNINIDYKQMGVGGDNSWGAQPHDQYKIFPTDNLEYSFVIRPLR, from the coding sequence GTGAAAGCAGTACTGATTTGTTGTGTTTTCTTGAATTTGTTTTGTTTTGGTTTCGCCCAAGAATTAAGGGTTTCTGAACGGCCTTATTGGGAAGACCCAGAGATTTTTCAGGAAAATAGAGCTCCTGCTCATGCAAGCTTTTACCGCTATCCCAATGAAGCATCAGCAATAGCGAATAGCCGTTATTACAACTCACCATTGTATCAATCCCTCGAAGGAAAGTGGAAATTTAATTGGGTGAAAAAGCCGAGTGAACGCCCCGTAGATTTTTATAAATCTGATTTTGATGCATCTCAATGGAATGATATAAATGTTCCGGGCAATTGGGAATTACAGGGCCATGGATTACCAATTTATACCAATGTCGCTTATGTGTTTCCGAAAAATCCTCCGTTTATAGACCACGATTATAACCCCGTTGGAAGCTACATAAAAGAATTTCAAGTGTCAAAAGACTGGGATGGTAAAGATGTGTTTATTCATTTCGGAGGGGTGCGTTCGGCCATGTATTTGTGGGTTAATGGTAACTATGTGGGTTATAACGAAGGCAGTAAAACGGCTGCTGAATTTGAAATCACCAACTATTTAAATCCTGGTAAAAATTCGATAGCAGTAGAAGTCTACCGTTGGGCGGATGCGTCTTATATGGAAGATCAGGATTTTTGGAGGTTGAGTGGAATGGATAGAGAAGTATTTCTTTATGCCAGAGACAAAACCACGATGCTGGATTTTACTGTGACATCTGGGCTGGATGCTTCTTATAAAAATGGTGTTTTTGGGGTGACCATGGAGTTTGGTAATACTAGTTCCTCAACTAAAGACATACAAGTGTCCACAAAATTAATGGATGGCGACACCGAAATTTCATCTTTCAATAAAGAAACAAAAATAAATAGAGGCCATAATCAAAACCTTACGTTCCAAGGCGTTATAGAGAATGTAAAACCTTGGAGTGCAGAAGTGCCAAACCTCTATACCTTTGTTATTACTTGGAAAAACAATAACAACCAAGCTATGGAGTCAACGGCTATTAAAGTTGGTTTTAGGTCTGTAGAAATAAAAAACGCACAGCTGTTGGTAAATGGTAAGGCAGTTTACCTGAAAGGTGTAAATCTTCATGATCATGATGAGACCCTCGGACATACCATAAGCGAAGAATTGACCTTGCTGGACTTACAGCTCATGAAACGAAATAATATCAATGCCATTAGATGCTCCCATTATCCTAAAAATCCATTCTTCTATCAGATGTGCGATGAATACGGTTTTTATGTCATAGATGAGGCAAATATAGAAACACACGGAATGGGCACCACAAATCAGGGTCTAGACAACAATAAAGCACAACAGGCCATCCATCCTGCCTATCGACCGGAATGGAAAGGGGTACATCTAGACCGTACCATCCGAATGTTTGAAAGGGATAAAAACTTTCCAAGTATTATTATTTGGTCTTTGGGGAATGAAGCAGGAAACGGTGAAAACTTTTTTGCTACCTACGACTGGTTGAAAGCGAATGACACCACACGACCTGTTCAATATGAAGGGGCAAAAAACTATGCCAATACCGATTTATATGTCCCAATGTACGATGGCATTACTCAAATGATTGATTATGCTAAAAACAATCCTAAAAGGCCGTATATCCAATGCGAATATGCACATGCCATGGGTAATAGTGTTGGGAATTTGCAAGACTATTGGGATGTTATGGAAACCTATGACGTACTCCAAGGTGGGTTTATTTGGGATTGGGTAGATCAAGGCTTGCTAACCAAAGATAAAAGCAATCAAGAGTATTGGGCATATGGCGGTGATTTTGGAGCTTCACACTTACAAAATGACGGAAATTTTTGTATCAATGGTATTGTCAATGCAGATCGTACGCCTCATCCGGCACTTTATGAAGTCAAAAAAGTATACCAATTTATCAAATTCAAAACATTCGATGCCATAACAGGGAATGTAGAGATTTATAATGGCTATGAGTTTATCAATCTAGACGAGTTTGATGTTTCATGGACCTTAAAAAAAAATGGAGTAGTCAAAAAACAGGGTGCAATGGATGCTTCAGGTATAGCGCCAAGAACCAGTAAGGTTTTACATATTGAGTTACCGGATATGGATACCGCAATAAACGAATATCAGCTTGTTATTTCAGCAACCACAAAGGAAGAGCAGCCATTGGTCCCGAAAGGACATGAGTTGGCATTTGGTGAGTTTGAAATCAATCGCTTAAAAGGAATGCCTTTTGACACTTCAGTCAAAGGGGATATGGCAGTTCAAACGACCGATAGTTTGGTGAGTATCGCGAACAAAAACGTTAAGATTGTATTTAATACAGCAAGTGGTAAGCTCACTGTTCTTGACTATGGTTATGGCAATTTGATTTTAACATCTCCACAGCCCAACTTTTGGAGAGCTACTACAGACAATGATTTTGGTTTTCAAATGCCGAAACGTTGGGAGGCTTGGAAAAAGGCAAGCAAAAATCAGCGATTGACATCCTTTACCATATCAGAAAGAAATACGCATACTGTAAAACCTATTACCAAGGGGAAAGTTCATAATGGAACGCTACTGGTGGAGTCTACTTTTAGGGTGGAAGCTACCAATGCCAGTATTAAAGTCAGTTATGAAATCAATAATGATGGAGAAATTAAAGTTACTACAGCAGCTGAGGGGCTTACCTCAGATCTGCCTCCGCTTCCTAGATTTGGTACTAATTTGGTCATTGATAAAACATACGACTCGGTTGCCTGGTATGGTAGAGGTCCTCACGAAAATTATCAAGACAGGAAATCGTCTGCCCAAGTTGGTAAGTACAGTGCAAAAGTAAAAGATTTATATGTTGCTTATGTCTGCCCTCAAGAAAATGGCTATAAAACCGATGTGCGCTGGGTGACATTTCAAAATAGCTTAGGTCAGGGATTACAATTTTCAGCACTGAATACGCCATTGAGTTTTGGAGCACATCAACAGTACAATGAGGATTTTGATGAAGGGGAAAAGAAAATGAACCGGCATACCAACGACATCATTGAACGAGATATCGTCAACATCAATATCGACTATAAACAAATGGGAGTTGGAGGCGACAATTCTTGGGGAGCACAGCCGCATGACCAATATAAAATCTTCCCAACAGATAATCTGGAATACAGTTTTGTGATACGCCCTTTGAGGTAG
- a CDS encoding solute:sodium symporter family transporter, producing MGMISFVGFTVLVAIIAWWSSRKTDEKSSDGYFLAGRSLTGPVIAGSLLLTNLSTEQIVGMNGVSFRDGIPIMAYEVLAAIAMVFTAFVLLPKYLKSGIATIPQFLQNRYGKSTKTIVSLLFLLGYAISMLPTVLYSGALAINTMFEIPEMLGMEPEPALWVTVWTIGVLGSIYAIFGGLKAVAVSDSINAVGLIIGGSLIPIFGLMKIGDGNVLTGLNKLTTALPEKFDIIGGPDSDVPFWTLFTGMIIVNFYYWGTNQAIIQRALGAKNLKEGQKGLLLAAFVKILGPFIVVLPGIIAFYIFNGNLENADEAYPMVVKAVLPVAFIGFFAAVLFGAILSSFNSALNSSVTLFGLDFYKEYINKSASEMHVVRAGKIFGIVLALFSMAIAPLLYGVEGGIFTYLQQLNGTHSVPILAIVIVGIFSKRVSGKAANIAILFSVVTYLITLYVIKPDLSFLHLMGILFVLTILIMFIVSKFYPRETDYKQEYTGQVDITDWKYLKPVGYAVVAMVIGLYIYLS from the coding sequence ATGGGAATGATTTCTTTTGTCGGCTTCACAGTATTGGTTGCTATTATTGCTTGGTGGTCTTCTAGAAAAACGGATGAAAAATCATCTGACGGTTATTTTTTGGCAGGTAGAAGTTTAACAGGTCCTGTAATCGCGGGATCGTTATTGTTAACCAATCTATCCACAGAGCAAATTGTAGGCATGAATGGTGTCTCTTTCAGGGATGGAATTCCAATTATGGCATACGAAGTACTTGCTGCTATTGCCATGGTGTTTACGGCATTTGTGTTATTACCAAAATATCTTAAAAGTGGTATTGCTACGATACCGCAATTTTTACAAAATAGATATGGTAAATCAACCAAGACAATTGTGTCCCTATTATTTCTCTTGGGATATGCCATTTCCATGTTGCCAACCGTATTGTATTCAGGTGCCTTGGCCATTAATACCATGTTTGAAATTCCTGAAATGTTAGGAATGGAGCCAGAACCTGCACTTTGGGTAACTGTGTGGACAATTGGTGTTCTCGGAAGTATTTATGCAATTTTTGGAGGCTTAAAAGCAGTGGCGGTATCAGATTCTATAAACGCCGTAGGTCTCATCATAGGAGGGTCTTTGATTCCTATTTTTGGTTTGATGAAAATTGGTGATGGCAATGTGCTTACAGGACTAAATAAATTAACTACTGCACTCCCAGAAAAGTTTGATATTATCGGTGGTCCAGATTCAGATGTACCATTCTGGACGCTTTTTACGGGAATGATTATCGTCAACTTTTACTATTGGGGCACCAATCAAGCCATTATACAAAGAGCGCTTGGTGCAAAAAATTTGAAAGAAGGTCAAAAAGGATTGCTATTGGCAGCATTTGTAAAAATTCTAGGGCCTTTTATAGTAGTACTTCCTGGTATCATTGCATTCTATATTTTTAATGGCAATCTTGAAAATGCAGATGAAGCCTATCCAATGGTTGTAAAGGCAGTGTTGCCAGTAGCATTTATTGGATTTTTTGCGGCGGTATTATTTGGTGCTATTTTGAGCTCTTTTAACAGTGCTTTAAATAGTTCTGTAACCTTATTTGGACTTGATTTTTATAAAGAATATATTAATAAATCAGCTTCGGAAATGCATGTTGTAAGGGCTGGAAAAATTTTCGGAATTGTTCTCGCTTTATTCTCTATGGCAATAGCACCTTTATTGTATGGTGTAGAGGGTGGGATTTTCACCTATCTTCAGCAGTTAAACGGAACGCATAGTGTGCCAATTTTGGCGATTGTGATTGTTGGAATCTTTTCAAAACGTGTTTCAGGAAAAGCTGCAAATATTGCCATTTTATTTAGTGTTGTTACGTATTTAATAACCTTGTATGTCATCAAGCCAGACTTGAGTTTCTTGCACCTTATGGGAATCTTGTTTGTGTTGACCATTTTAATAATGTTTATTGTAAGTAAGTTTTATCCACGAGAAACTGATTATAAACAAGAATATACAGGTCAAGTAGACATTACAGATTGGAAATACTTAAAGCCAGTTGGTTATGCAGTTGTTGCGATGGTCATAGGCCTATACATCTATTTATCATAG